The genomic interval ttgaaaaatcacAGCAGTTCAGCTGAGGCGTCTAGAAATGAGATACTAGAGAGCATTTGCGTTTGCCCATAAAAACAATATAGATGTATTTATAAGCGAGGGGAGTCCATGGGAGGGGCGCAGGGGGGTTGGCGGTATGGCGAACACATACAtatctatataaatatttatacgcGGTGAGCAAAGCAAAAAGCACTTAGGCGGCGGCGGCACCCACTctcaaataaaaaagaaaaacatattTCAACTGTTGCTGTTCGCTTGCCGGTTTGCCCCTGTTGCCGTGCTCTTCACACGCACAGGCGCCCCATACACCCACTCGCTCTCGCACGAAAAACAGCTGAGATGAGAATAATAGTAGTGGGTTGTTTTTAAAGCCTAAAAAATACCCAttgttgcttttattttatggtaatatatatacttagCTACATACATTTCATTTTACAATAATGGACCTAACATAGAAATACAACGCATActaaaaacgaaaataaaacgaagCTAATAACAACTTTGAGATAGcgagttgaaaattattacatttttatgaGTGTACTACAGTCTTGGCCACAAGTGTAATACATACAGTTACGGTGACGTTTTGCTCATTATCTCACGCTCTCTCAGTTGGCCAAAGCTCAAACTAGTAGAAACCGCATAGATCCCTATTTGGAATGCAATGGGGGATAACTTGATTTCAAGATGTAGGCTCCCGAAGCGattttcaatatatatatttattgctGGTGACACATATAGATCGGCGGATCGATAAAGAAAGACATTTATTTGCGGCAAACTGGCAGCACAgtcgatcaaaatcaaaatcaaattcgAAATCAAAGTGAGCGAGCGAAGTCGATTAGCACCTaaccgcaaatattttgtatataataTACCAAATATAGCGCGTACATGTGTGTGGACACATGTATAAAAGGTGCAGCGGCGACCGCAGATTAGATTAAATTAGTTAttactttactttaaagcGTTCATCGCGTTTTTTCATGCGCTCAGTCGGCCCCACCCTCCTACTTTTTTATTGTTCACTCTctgcacaaataaaaatatgtaaaatctTAGGTCAAGTACACTTTTTTTATTCGATATGGGAATGATAGTGAATGCTAGGTTTGGTCACGTAAGTGGCACTTGTTTCTGATAACAAAAGTCTGGGTTTAATTAATACTGCTGACCATTCTCTCAGTTTGattaataaatatgtaaatactTCACGgattgcattttaaatatgtTATTAATCTTTACTTTTCTATCGCATTTTCTTCTTATGTACTTAACCCGCTCTCTTTGTGCTCTCACCATTCatttattcattcattcattacAACCATATCGCAACCTTTAAGCTAAGCTTTTGTTGTTCGTCTGTTgctttgcttgtttgtttttttgcatCACTGTAAATAaagaaacacacacaactaGTTTGATTGTGCTCTCTCTCGCTATCTCTCGCTTTATACCGGTTTTCCTGTATTTTTTCTCAACTTTTTTTACGTTTTTTCCGCTGCTTTTTAGTGTGCAATTTAATTGGCAGTTTCTATTGTTGGACCCTCGAATGTAAACATGCAAAGGCAGTTAGGCAGTTAAGCGaacgaaaagaaaataagATGGGAGGAAAGTAAAGGCTTTCGTGTCGAAATTCAATGACGTCACATGCGCCGAAAGACGTCATCAATTGATTACAGGTGGGAGTGGGCCAGTGGGTGGCAATTGGGCgatggtgggcggtgggtggtggctgGCTGGTGGCAGAGTTGCAACTGCGTCGCAAAATAATTCAATAACCACAAAGCGAAGCCAGCAAGTGGTTAGATCATTCACAATGGCCAACGAACAAGAAAACACTGTGTGCTGAATAAAAAAGGGGCGAAACAAACACAACAGACAGGCACAACTGGCGTGAAAATAACACTATTATTAAGTATTGTTATTCGTCGCAGTGAAAACCTGTGCAAGtccatttatttaaatgtgaATGCATGACAGGGGACATTTTTGATTAATAAATTGAGACctttgaatatttaaacttaatttttgCTAGCATAGTACAGTTACTAAAGTCGAAAAATCTATTAAAGAAACATACTAATTCAATTTAAGCCTGGTTTCTACCTTGAATGTATTAAACAGAAAAAGTACAGACatttgaaatggaaattagattcccaattaaagaaaagaaatttccatttaattggTTTCAAATTACAGAAAGTACGGCAAACTGGTCACAGTCGTGCAAACAGATAATAGCTAACgttaatttcaatatttagCTTAGACAGAATTGAACAACTTTTTCCAGCTACAAGTTAATTGCATttgttaaaatatattttcaaattaaaagcaCTTTTGTCTTTTATCAGTTCGTTTATGGAGTGGTTCCTGTACAAATTAAAAAGGCCAATGCCATTTAACTCGCTGCGACTTTCGAAAAGTACGACATATGTACAACTAACTTATTCCCACAATTATATTGACCGCAATTGGGTGAGTTACAAAGGTCAGCGGGGTGTTGGGGCCTCTTCTTTGGGGGGTGGTTATGGTGGGTGGTGGTAGGTAAGTGGGGGGAACTTCTTGGCAGCGGACAAGTGTCCTTTCGTCTTTGTTGTGACGCCTTCGAGTGGCGATGAGTCATGAAGGGAgctctatatatatgtatatgtgtatgcGGTCTGGGTTTTCAGCGATTTCCCCAGTTTTGCCCCCGTTTTTTGTTCTCACCTTTGTCATTGGGATAGCTGGGATAGACGTTCAGTTGCTCGTCGTCGCGGGAAACTTGCGTTATTATTGATGTTGCATCCATTTAAGCACTCGGTTTGTGGCTCCACTTCGCTTAACAGGTTGATaaatcggattcggattcagataCTGATTCAGATCGGTTTCGGATAGGATAGCTGCAAAATGTTGCACACACATGAGAGATAGATAGAGATACTTTGGTTATGGCAATTATCGCGAGATGATTCCATGTTTTCTTCGCATATATGGTAAGTGTCGTGCAGTATATATGCCGTACATATATACATCTACCACGTATATAtagctcacacacacacacatgcaccaATTGATAGCCTGCCCCAGACAGTGGAATTTTACAATTACGCTTTGGCCGTCCGTTCgcttcgttttatttctcgATGCAAATGGGTTTTCCCTTTGATATTCACCTCGCTATTTAtcgctctctctttcgctctgtTGCACTTTCGCCTCTCGGTTTTagtaaatttaaaacttttcaacgaatttcaataaaaaacaCTTTCTATCTTTCCTTCGCTCTTGTTTTTGGTTGCGCTCATTCTTTTACTTCTTTATCCGCGTCTGCTTTTCGCACACAGCTTCGCAgcgttttatttataaacgcccacacagacacagcactcacacacactctcgcACGCACACTTGCTCGGCCGCTGGTGTTTTCGTTATTTCGTCTcgttatttaatttttttctaatttttgcCATTAATTAATCGcgcaaaataacaaaacgcgTGTGTACGTCGAAAAAAAGTAACAGGAATAgcgcaaaaaacaaaacgtgTGATAAGTGTGACCGCGGAGGATGCGAGACTTAATACCAAGTGCAAAGAAAAAGTGGTAACATTTCGTATTTAGCTAATATGTACAGGTGGAAGAACGGCTTGATTATAAGTTAATTACTTACAAGGAGAATGTAGTATTATGTATAAGGAGCAAAATGTTTGTAAAATACATAATTAAGTTAATATATTTCCAAATTTGAAAATCAAAGGTCATACTTTTTGGTGCAATGGGCTGCCAACTGTGGTCAAGTCAATCTAGACAAATTCTTGatttaaaatgtatctttagaaacattttattttcccattatataaaataatataagaaacagaTGTCTATGAAATGATTAGGTTAGTTAAGGATATTCCCAATCAAAGGATAAGATAAATGAAGTCAAACAGAAAATAAAGCCAAATTTAACTATAAACTAGCTTAAAGGGCAGCGCACATAGTTAATCAAGTCTGGCAACTCTCCGACGAATTGTTGTTACGCGACCGATTTCTTTGGTTTTATTTCTAGTTAAAAttatcaaagaaatattataaaatgttGGCCATACGAAGTTCCCAGAGATTGGGCTTACGGTAGGCCACCCGTCTAATTTGAAATAACCAAAAGGAATCCGTCACCTGACCCCTTATTTTTCAGTTCCCTGCTACCGGCTGCCTTCAAAAACGTGGGATTGGTCAACTACTCCTCCTCGCAGTCCAAAAACGACGATGGATACTCCTCTTCGGACGACGAAAAGCCCACGAAGAAGAAGGAGAAACCCGTGGAAACGGCGGCCCAGCGACTGAACCGCCTGTTGGGCACCATGCAGGCCACGGATCAGCTCTCGGCATCGGACTTTCCACGTCCTGGCGATGCCAACAGGAAGCGAAGGGAGGCCCAAAAACAGGAGGCGGCCGCCAAGAATGTTCTAACTGCTGCCAAGAATATTGCTAGCATGCTGGGCACCAGTGAGAGCGACAAGAAGCAGACAGAGTCAGAGCTATTGGCCAAACTCCTTGGCCATGGAAGCGAGTCCTCTGCAGCAGCAACCGGAGGAAATCAGACGGCAGATGCTCCGGGATCTCCTTCTGGTGATAAGGAACTTAATCTGAGGTGGGTAAAAATTATTTACTTGGATTAATGGATAAtccaattgaatttattttccttACACAACAGTGAGCTAATCGTGGGCATGAAGATCGACCGTCgtcagcagccgcagcaggtGGAGCAGACCCGCGGCGAGTACGTTCGCCGCTCGCTGGCTTCCCGAACCAAGCCACAGAACCGAGATGGGGCTTACCAGCGGCCAAAGAGGCAAACCAAACGAGAGGCTGAGTCTTTTACAGGCAGTGTCAATTTGTATGGCGGAGAACCGTTGGGTATCTTCAAGGATACCCAGCTGCCCATTTCCAACGACATCCTTTCAACCTGGTCACAGCTGAGTGAGCGGGAGCTTAGTCTACAAGCTTCCCATCCCCCGGCGAACTACTTCGAACAAATGGTCTTGTGGACAGATCAGAAAAAGGTTTGGCGCTTTCCCATCAACAATGAGCAGGATTGGGAGGACGAGCATAACGTGGACTTCTCGGAACACATTTTCCTGGAACAACATCTCGAGGATTGGTGTCCTAGCAAGGGACCTATTCGCCATTTCATGGAGCTCGTCTGCGTCGGCTTGTCCAAGAATCCCTATTTGACTGCCCAGGAGAAGAAGGATCATATTTTCTGGTTCCGTGACTATTTCCAGGCCAAGAAGGACATTCTGAGGGATCTGATTAGCAAGGAGCCAAGCAAAAGTATTTCTGcttaatgtttttgtttgaatatttgttaaaaatatatttttgcttTATAAGACCAATCgatatatagttatatatatatgatattctgtgtgtatatatgtgtgtataagAATGTGAGTCCTTTAAATATCCTAATACTTCGAAGGCTGTGCAGACTGTGCGCGGAATGTGTGAGCCGGGAACGGGCTTCAGAAGAGCAGGATGCGTTTTTCCACGGTCTTGCGGCAAATGGGACACCCCTCAATCTGGTCGCCGCACATCTGGCACGTGCCGTGGCCACATAGGAAGACCATGTTCTTTATGCGGTCGAAGCAGACAGGACACATAGTCTATAAGATAGATATAGGGATCAGTCACTGAACATGTTTTCAATCCAATTAGAGCTCACCTGTTCCTTGATGTCCTGCAACTGCTGCTTCAACTTTTGGACATCATCCATCTGGAAGTTGTTGACATTGGAAGGAGCCACCATCGCGTTTCCAGCTGCTGCCAGATTCGAGACATTCGAAGAGGCTGCTGCAGCGGCCAACAGATTATTCTGGCTATTCAACTGATTGCTGCTGCCCGCCACCGGTGTAACCACGGTGTTGTTCATGGCCACGCTATGGCCGGAAGCATTGGCAcaagctgcagctgctgcagcttccATGAACCGATCGTCGGGCAGCGGCAAGCCCACTGTTGCCATCGCTCCAGCTGCCACGGACACCTTCTCCGGTCGGCCACTTCCTCCGCAGCAGAGACTGAAGGATAATATCTCATCGATTTGCGTGCGACACAGGACGCACTTTTTCATCAAAGCACTGCAGTGCTCACATGCGACCATATGGCCACAGGGGCGGAAGAAAACGGCTGCCCTGCGATCCGAGCACACCAGACACTCGTCGATCTTTTCGCGCGAGGAGACGGTCTCCCGACAGATGAGGCACTTCTTCACCCTCGGAGCGCAGGTCTCGCAGCAACTGACATGGCCACAGGGCTTAAACACCGTATCCCGCTTGGCATCCGAGCAAACCAAGCACTCATCCAGGCTGGCTGACGATTTCGGAGGATCCTCGTGCAGGGACTGGCTCATTTCGTTGGCGATGCCATTGAGCGCAAATATGGAAGATGAGGCAGCTGGGAAAGTGGATGAGGCAGCCAGGCTGGAGAGCGGCATATTGGCTGAGGAGGACTGATTTAAGCTACCACTGGCTGCTCTTGCCCTGGCATTCGAACTCGTGCCAGCCACATTTCCGGGCAACTCAGAGTCGTCGGTCTTTCTTTCGTTATAGCATTTGACCAGGGTCTTGCAGAGATTGGGATCCGGGCACAGGTCCAGCGGGGTCTGCTGCTTGCGATTCTTCAAAGTCAAATCAGCTCCATTGGCAGCCAAGAAGCATGCAATTGAAGCAGAGGCCTTCTTGTTATTAGCATTCCTCAGGCCCATCAAGAGCTTACCAAATCCTTCCACATCTTGCAGTTGCTTCAGCTGCGAGAGAGTGTGATGTCGCAGCGCTTCATGCAGCGGAGTATCCCCGTCTTTGTCGGGGATGTTTAGATCTGCACCATCCTGCACCAGCAGCTTGACGATCTGCACATGCTGACGCTCCACAGCAAGATGCAAAGCCGTCTGGAGATTCACATTTTGCCTATCCATATTGGCCTTACCCATATGCACTAGTAGCTCAGCAATTTCAACGTGGTTGTTAAGTGCTGCCAGGTGCAGTGCTGTGTAGCCATCatccttcttctcctccacaATCCACGGACGGTTCGTCTTGGTGAGCAGGATCTTCATGGCACTGGGATTACCCTTGAGAGCAGCATGATGCAATGCATTGAATCCATTATTGTTGTTTAGCGTGATGTCAGCCCCGAAGTCCAGCAACAGGGACAGCATCTCGTCGTGCTCCTTAGATATGGCATCGTGTAGGGGGGTATCGCCCTCGGAATCTTGCAAACTTGGATGGCAACCTAGCGTTAGAAGCGTCTTCACTACGTTCAAATGGCCCTTGTTGACAGCAATGTGCAGAGACGTCTGCCTTCGCTTATTGCGTGCATTTAAGTCCGCCCCGGCTTTGGCCAATATCTCGATCACCGCCGCCTCATCACCAAACGCGGCATGGTGGACAGCGCGATCTCCGTCCTTGTCCTCAATTTCTACGTCGACGGCGTGCCGTAGTAGTACCTGTATCACTTCAATATGGCCATTCTGGCTGGCTGCTTGCAGAGCAGTATGTCCGGCAAACACACCATTCACATTGACATCCGGTCCAGAACTGGGCGAGGCACTGGAGGTCGAGGGTTGAGCTGCCCCAGCCAAGTACTCCTCGCAACGTGCCTGGAAATGCGAGACAATTTGTTTAATATCAAGTGTTAAACGTATTTTCGTATACTTACTGCAAATCCATTTGCTGCTGCCTTGACAAATTCCTCAGTGGCATCGCCGGAGACATTTGGTTCGAACAGCTTTTTGAGAATGGCCGAGAGACGTTCACTACTGGGGATAACTGGAGCGCAGCTCCCATCGGAGGCAGTGGAAGAAGCCACCTTGCAAACGGCCAGCGGATTGTAGGTCCACGAAGTATTGCCCACCTCCACTTTAAGGTCGTTATCATGGTAGACCTGCTGCACGCGACCGATCTTTCCCAGAGTCAATTGCATGGCGTCAGCCCACTCGCCGTGTCCTCGCTGTAAAATCTTGATGCTCTCCACATCCGAACAGATCTTGACAATGTCGCCCACTTGAAACTCGGGCGGAGCAGTGGTTGGCGAGGATACTTTTGTGAGGACAGCTGGATTGAATGTCCAGCGATTTCCGGAATTGTAAGCCACCACAATGTCGTGATCCTCATCGATGCCCACAACCATTCCCGCGTTGCTTAGGCACTCGAACATGCCATCGGTCCAGCCACCATGTCCATGCTGCAGAGACTGAACGATTTCTAGATCTAAATCCACGGTGACCTTGTCGCCGATCTGGAAGCCATGTGGCCCTTTTCCTGGTCCGTTTTCGCCCAGCAGTGGCAGATGATCCCGGTAAACGTTACTACCCTTGGCATCGTTAACGACCTTTAGATCTGCCATGCCCTCAAATCCTACGCGGTACAGATTCTTGGAGCCATTGTCCCAAATCACGTAGGCGGCCGATCTTGGCGAGGCCGAAGACCAGTCCTGGATCTCGTTGACCTTGCCACGCCGACCAACGCCTCCGTCCTGATCCTCCCATTGCCAATCCACGCCGCGAACCACACGAGCTCCCGGGAATATGCCTCTGGCGAGCACTTTCTTGGACTTACGACGCGGTTCCAGCATGGTTCGTTCTCCTCCTGGCGTGGTGATCCTGTAGAAACGGTGCCTCAGATGATGTTTATCTCCGTGGTAGCATATGGAGCACAAATCGTAGTTAATGCACTCGGCACATTTCCAGCGTATGCCAAAGATCGGTTGCTGGCGGCAAGTGTCGCACATGGTGCCCTCGTGCTTTACGCCCGTGGGTGCACTGTCCAGGATGCGCAGATCATAGGCTCCGGCGCAGCGGTAGTTGGCAGCGGTTCCATTGTCCCAGACCACGACCACCTCCTCGGCGGATTCGAAATTGCGAACGGTGCCCACGTGTCCTTCGCCGCCGTCCTGCAGAGAATCGAAACGGAAAAATATTCTATTAGTGAGTCAGTCCATCTTTCGATTTTCCATTTCGTAACCCACGCTGATTAGGATGCGAAAGCTATAGCCGAAGTGCATAATAGCAACTAACTAAGTGTTAAGGTAGGCAGTCGCTACAAATTCGTTTGGCTATCTCTAAATGCGATCAACAAgtcgaaaataaataaataaatcccAAGGGAATGAGGGTTTGCATACCCTCCATTTCTATGCAATAGGGTTCTATTTGTTCAGCGATTGCTAGCAGCTCATGTAAAAATTAAAGTATTCTAGGTTTTCTGATTTAATGAACTTATCTGAACTAATATTTTGCTAAACAACTTATACTCTTAATACTTGAATGTTGAAATGCTTCAGCATATTGTAAATGCACTTGAATTTTTATCTGCATTATGATTAGTCAAATCGTGTCACTGATTATTGGCTTGGATATTTCATCATGCTGGTAAATCTTCATCAAATCAGTTAAAGAAATTATGTGCGGAAATGTCTCTACTTTAATCTTGCCTTTTTTGTATCTTTCTGCACTTTCAAATCGTTTTTCCGCGCTAAAACAAACAGACTTTCAAAGCTTGCATCAGAGTTATGATGTATGTATGAGTTATGACTCACAAGCCATTTGTTAAGACATAATTAGGCAACCAAAGGTTACACttattaaatgtaaatgtaagcTTGGGAAGAGATGAATTGAGTACATGAACAACTTAAAGTGTTAACTACGCTATGATTCTTGCGTAAATTGAAATACTTTTTTGGTCGTGCCCTTTGATCTCACTTAAATTGCAATGCTATCAAAGGAACAacgataaatatttataatctATTAATGgattttctcagtgcacctAAGTAGGACTTCATACCCACTTTCTAGGATCAGCATGTGTCCCCATTGGGATTCTGGTTAGTAATGCGAAAAGAGAAACTTGACTAGTTTGGCCAGATGTCAAGAATCGAGTTGCGCGGTgtgcaattaaattaattgatcGGTCAATTGAGAACGGGGAGAGTTCTTTTCTCACTGGAAGTTAAAGCAAAACCAGCTGGGACCCCCCTTGATCATGCCCACCTGTTTGTTCCACTTCCAGTCCGGTCCGCGGATCACCCTGGCACCCACGCCCTCCATGGAGAATCTTCGGACAAGTGCCGCTGCCGAATTGCCGCCGCCGCCCGCTGCAACGCCACCGGTGGCGGAGGCGGAGGATGAGGAGGTGTTGCCACCGGGAAGGGAACCACCCGCACCTCCTCCGCCACCAACACCAACACCTCCGCCCGCTGCACTGCTCACTACCACACCCACAGCTGTGGACTGTGTGTTGGTGTTAGTGTTGGTATTGCTGTTTGTCggtgctcctcctcctcctacaccaccaccaccactggCATTTGCGTTGGTGGAGTCCTTGGCCGACGAGAGGGTGGCCGCACAAGACATTTTACCACTCCGCAAGGTCGCTGGGCGGGTGGACTTCGCTTTCCACGGTATATTGCACTCTTACGTTGGGTAATTCGCGTTTAAAATCGGAGTCGCTGCGAAACACTCACGGAATTTTTACAACCACCGAACAATGTGACCGTAGTCGCGCAAGCGATAGATCCCATGCGGTGCGATGCGATGATTAACAGTCTGCCCGTTGCTCAGAAAATATCAAGTGTATTTGCTGAACTCTGGTCACTCTTTGCCACACAGTGGAAAAAGTGCGAAGAGTTGCCACAAAAATGTAACGATTGAATGTTACCATTTATAACGGTTTCTAACATTTGTAGTTTCTACACGATATTTTACTTTACAGCTCATGTATATACGCGTGTAAAACTACTTTATTATTAGTAAACTACTTAAGTATTTAGTATCGTCATAGATTTTTAAATCGCAGCTTAATATGACCATTTATATATCCTCTTATTTGTTTTCATAAACAATTCTGTATGGATTAATAACATCTACATTGACTACTCTTCTGTTCCTGTATGTTAAATAACGTCACATGAAAATTTCCTATTTGGATGATAACTAACTAATAATTTctgtaaaaataatatttattagattTTCAGCTTTATTTTAGCTTAACGTAATTCAATTCATCCCTCAAAAAACCAAAGCCGCGTTCGGTAATTAAAATCCTTGCTGCCTAAACAGCATGTATAATTGCCACCGTAAAGTATCAATCACAGATTTGAGTAATTTCCAAGCGTCCCCCTTGGCCGCAACTAATCAGTTTAATGGCCCGAAATGGCCAGACTCAAATGATCTGTTAGCGGGCGAGATGAAAGGCTGGCACGGACAATAGTCAAAAGTGTCCTCGTACATCAGAGACATCAGCAGACACGCTTCACTATGGGCCTAATTGCTTTAAAATAAGCCACACCCACGGTGCCCGAAAATCCATCTTGCACGCACATTACGAGCCCATCGATCGACCGTTAGGCAAGTGACTGCATCTCGGACCTTTTCCTTttggcggaggaggaggactgAGCGTGCGGGCGGCCGGCGGCTTTGATCTTAAGGATCAGAGCGGTATAGGTATGGATATGGCATAGCATGGATATGGTGTATAGTAGGGTATGGAGTGGTGCATAGTGCGGTGTGCGGGGCACGCTTGTCAATTGTGGTTGGCTTCAAAAGCGGCTTACTCAGCCCCATGTCCCGATACCAATACCGTTTtcaatcccaatcccagtccCAATCGCAGTCCAAGTCGCTGTCCCAGTTCCCCGGGCGAATGAAGTGTGTAATTTGAAATTAGCTCAGGCTCAGCGGCACCTTTTGAGCCCGGCCGACTTGACTTGGTGCACCTGCTGCTGGCGGAGATTGtgatgctgctgccgttgctgatggtggtgattgtgatgatggtgatggtgcCATGGCGATGGTGACGGTGCGGCTGTCCTGCGGCGGCTACTTAGTTACGCAGTCGCACCGCAGCGTCAAGGCCACATACCGTCGTCCCCCGCATCTCGTCCAGCTCAGTTTGATGCACAAAGAAAAATAAGTAATGGGTTTGGCTTTACAATTATGTAAAAGAATcacaaattatttatattatacactattatagttatatattcattatgcaaattgaataataaaattaatttatgaatatgaatatacaAACCTCTTTGTATGTATTACCACCTAATTTTGGAAAACTTATAAACTCGAATTGATgaaagtaaaagtttttcaaaatAGTTCCCTATAAAACAAGTTTCAGTTGCattaaagtaaaatatatgtatttttttttaaacagtatatttaaacaattttcaatCTTTTTCTACCAAATTACTAATTTATACTGCGAATTTCCTTCATACCGGCAATGATATATCAAAAGCACCAAATGTTTCGTGCAGTGTACcatttcattttcgttttcaaCTCCATTCAGCAAATGAGTGCCACTGAGATATATACGCAAATTTATGGCCGCACATATCTGTATGTACATTTATAATGTGACTAATTTGCGATCTCTCGATTTTCCAAATCCCAGACTCATCCAATCTGGGCTTCAATCTTCTATGCGTGC from Drosophila mauritiana strain mau12 chromosome 3L, ASM438214v1, whole genome shotgun sequence carries:
- the LOC117139083 gene encoding 28S ribosomal protein S31, mitochondrial, giving the protein MLAIRSSQRLGLRSLLPAAFKNVGLVNYSSSQSKNDDGYSSSDDEKPTKKKEKPVETAAQRLNRLLGTMQATDQLSASDFPRPGDANRKRREAQKQEAAAKNVLTAAKNIASMLGTSESDKKQTESELLAKLLGHGSESSAAATGGNQTADAPGSPSGDKELNLSELIVGMKIDRRQQPQQVEQTRGEYVRRSLASRTKPQNRDGAYQRPKRQTKREAESFTGSVNLYGGEPLGIFKDTQLPISNDILSTWSQLSERELSLQASHPPANYFEQMVLWTDQKKVWRFPINNEQDWEDEHNVDFSEHIFLEQHLEDWCPSKGPIRHFMELVCVGLSKNPYLTAQEKKDHIFWFRDYFQAKKDILRDLISKEPSKSISA
- the LOC117139082 gene encoding E3 ubiquitin-protein ligase mind-bomb → MSCAATLSSAKDSTNANASGGGGVGGGGAPTNSNTNTNTNTQSTAVGVVVSSAAGGGVGVGGGGGAGGSLPGGNTSSSSASATGGVAAGGGGNSAAALVRRFSMEGVGARVIRGPDWKWNKQDGGEGHVGTVRNFESAEEVVVVWDNGTAANYRCAGAYDLRILDSAPTGVKHEGTMCDTCRQQPIFGIRWKCAECINYDLCSICYHGDKHHLRHRFYRITTPGGERTMLEPRRKSKKVLARGIFPGARVVRGVDWQWEDQDGGVGRRGKVNEIQDWSSASPRSAAYVIWDNGSKNLYRVGFEGMADLKVVNDAKGSNVYRDHLPLLGENGPGKGPHGFQIGDKVTVDLDLEIVQSLQHGHGGWTDGMFECLSNAGMVVGIDEDHDIVVAYNSGNRWTFNPAVLTKVSSPTTAPPEFQVGDIVKICSDVESIKILQRGHGEWADAMQLTLGKIGRVQQVYHDNDLKVEVGNTSWTYNPLAVCKVASSTASDGSCAPVIPSSERLSAILKKLFEPNVSGDATEEFVKAAANGFAARCEEYLAGAAQPSTSSASPSSGPDVNVNGVFAGHTALQAASQNGHIEVIQVLLRHAVDVEIEDKDGDRAVHHAAFGDEAAVIEILAKAGADLNARNKRRQTSLHIAVNKGHLNVVKTLLTLGCHPSLQDSEGDTPLHDAISKEHDEMLSLLLDFGADITLNNNNGFNALHHAALKGNPSAMKILLTKTNRPWIVEEKKDDGYTALHLAALNNHVEIAELLVHMGKANMDRQNVNLQTALHLAVERQHVQIVKLLVQDGADLNIPDKDGDTPLHEALRHHTLSQLKQLQDVEGFGKLLMGLRNANNKKASASIACFLAANGADLTLKNRKQQTPLDLCPDPNLCKTLVKCYNERKTDDSELPGNVAGTSSNARARAASGSLNQSSSANMPLSSLAASSTFPAASSSIFALNGIANEMSQSLHEDPPKSSASLDECLVCSDAKRDTVFKPCGHVSCCETCAPRVKKCLICRETVSSREKIDECLVCSDRRAAVFFRPCGHMVACEHCSALMKKCVLCRTQIDEILSFSLCCGGSGRPEKVSVAAGAMATVGLPLPDDRFMEAAAAAACANASGHSVAMNNTVVTPVAGSSNQLNSQNNLLAAAAASSNVSNLAAAGNAMVAPSNVNNFQMDDVQKLKQQLQDIKEQTMCPVCFDRIKNMVFLCGHGTCQMCGDQIEGCPICRKTVEKRILLF